agccaggcgatggtggcgcacgcctttaatcccagcactcgggaggcagaggcaggcggatctctgtgagttcgagaccagcctggtctacagcgctagttccaggacaggctccaaagccacagagaaaccctgtctcgaaaaaacaaaaaaaaaaaattcaggggaGTGTGATGAAGTCCTGGCAGTATTTATCATGGGACCAGCTGAAGGACAGCCATGGTCTGGGTACTCTTCCTTACAAAGCCAAGTAAACACATGAAGGGAGACCAAGGAAATGATGTGGAAATGATTAACTGGATTGCTTTCTTTATTGCCTtctataaaagagaaataaagactcATCTTGTTGAGATTGTggaaaaaattcttatttttgcttctttagaGAAATGGTTGAGTTGGGCACAGAGCAATAAAATTCTTTTAGTAAGTATTGAAAATGCACACATATTATGTCAATTAAGACTTCTAAATGTCCATTTCACAGTCTCTCCTTTCTGATGCCTAAtgacttttctcctttttttttttttttttttttttttttttttttttctcattgtaagTTGTTTATTGCAAGATAATTTACAAACATCTTGGCTTTGTAACTCTGTGGATCAAGTTTCTTCTGACAAAGACAGCAATCAGTTAAAATCAGCTTGCTGTTTCTTTTACCTCTTATCTGCGGATGCAACTTGATTTTCATTAATCCAGAGCAGCAGCCCCAGAGATGATTTCAATCAACTCCTTTGTGATGACGGCTTGGCGGGTGCGGTTGAACGTCAGAGTCAATTTGTCAATCATATCAGAAGCATTCTTGCTGGCGTTGTCCATAGCCGTCATCCTGGCACTCTGCTCACTGGTGGTGGACTCCTTCAGGGAGTAGTAGATGATGTTGGCCAGACTGTACTCCTGGTAATTCTGTAGCACATCAGCATCGATGTCATCATAAATGCTCATGCTCTCAGCACTTGCAATGGTGTTGAGAGAGAAGATGGGCTTCTCTTCTGTCTTGTAGGAGATAACAGATTTGAACTGATTAAAAATGATAGAGCCTTCATCAAATTCATATCCAGAATTCAACAATTCCAGGGCAATGACTGATGCGTCTCCAAAAGTAGGGGGCTTCCGTCCCACATCTTTGAATGACACCAAAAACTGGTCAGAGTGAGTCCTATAAAGTATGCCCTTGATTTTGTCACCAATTCCAACAATCATAACTTCTTTCCCGGCTGCTGTGAGGTTAGCTACCTCATTCTTCATCTGTTTAGCCACTGAGGAATGAATAGCACCACAAAGCCCTCGATCTGACGACACACCAATAAGGAGGTGTTTCTTCTTGTCCTCAGGTCCCTTAATCTCAGCCTTCTCATAAAGCGCCAAGGAGCCTGTTCCATACACTCGAGCTGGCTTCAGCTCCCGCTCAGCCCGGGCATACTTTGCAGCTGCCACCATCTTCATAGACTTGGtaattttctggatatttttgaTGGACTTCAGTCTCCTGGTAATATCTTTCAAAGTTGCCATGTTTCGAACTTGGATCCATTGCGGCTGCAAGGCACAGGCCGACAGCCCGGCAGCACTGGCCCGCGAGAACATGGTGGAACCTTGAAGGTCGGGCAGACGGGCTCTCCTTATTTTCAATGACCTTCCATCAGTCAACATACAGGCTAAAGTTTATT
The genomic region above belongs to Arvicola amphibius chromosome 14, mArvAmp1.2, whole genome shotgun sequence and contains:
- the LOC119801085 gene encoding ATP synthase subunit gamma, mitochondrial — its product is MFSRASAAGLSACALQPQWIQVRNMATLKDITRRLKSIKNIQKITKSMKMVAAAKYARAERELKPARVYGTGSLALYEKAEIKGPEDKKKHLLIGVSSDRGLCGAIHSSVAKQMKNEVANLTAAGKEVMIVGIGDKIKGILYRTHSDQFLVSFKDVGRKPPTFGDASVIALELLNSGYEFDEGSIIFNQFKSVISYKTEEKPIFSLNTIASAESMSIYDDIDADVLQNYQEYSLANIIYYSLKESTTSEQSARMTAMDNASKNASDMIDKLTLTFNRTRQAVITKELIEIISGAAALD